A stretch of Pseudorhodobacter turbinis DNA encodes these proteins:
- a CDS encoding LytTR family DNA-binding domain-containing protein translates to MTAIIFILRPYDPFMPEDVIVRKLIIVSSVIVFLAVLVVLFLQSNQWRIFRRTLPVIIIAVLIASVWGVSISSLAGGHFLGPLEWLQLLAFNTVFTTLGEIFLASFLLKAIVRDTGMVALPIAAQPPAEPSTATPEEPVECPAWLEILGNRLKADDIWHLKAEEHYVAIHLRDGQSLLARGRLVDAIAQLPENCGMQVHRSHWIAAEALAALHRHRSGWRLDLHNGHDVPVARNRQANVRPWAEAILQSA, encoded by the coding sequence ATGACAGCAATCATTTTTATTCTGCGGCCCTATGATCCGTTCATGCCCGAAGACGTCATCGTCCGGAAACTGATCATTGTAAGCAGTGTAATTGTGTTTCTGGCGGTACTGGTTGTACTATTTTTGCAATCCAACCAATGGCGGATCTTTCGGCGGACCTTGCCGGTGATTATTATCGCGGTGCTCATAGCGTCGGTCTGGGGCGTCAGCATAAGTTCACTGGCGGGCGGGCATTTTCTTGGTCCGTTGGAGTGGCTGCAGCTGCTGGCGTTCAACACTGTTTTCACCACCCTGGGCGAGATCTTTCTGGCAAGTTTTCTGCTCAAGGCCATCGTGCGCGATACCGGCATGGTGGCCCTTCCCATTGCTGCCCAACCACCAGCCGAACCATCAACCGCAACGCCCGAGGAACCGGTCGAATGCCCCGCGTGGCTGGAAATCTTGGGCAACCGGCTAAAGGCAGATGACATCTGGCATCTGAAAGCAGAGGAACATTATGTCGCCATCCACCTGCGGGACGGGCAATCGCTTTTGGCGCGCGGAAGGTTGGTGGATGCCATTGCCCAGCTGCCCGAAAATTGCGGAATGCAGGTGCATCGCAGCCATTGGATCGCAGCAGAGGCTTTGGCAGCTTTGCACCGTCATCGAAGCGGCTGGCGGCTGGACCTACACAATGGACACGACGTTCCGGTGGCCCGTAACCGTCAGGCAAATGTCCGACCTTGGGCCGAGGCCATTTTGCAAAGCGCATAA
- a CDS encoding L-threonylcarbamoyladenylate synthase, protein MQITTQSFGTTADDIAAAAGILRAGGLVGFATETVYGLGGDARNDRAVARIFEAKGRPHFNPLIVHLPDWQSAQAYAVFSDQAKAIAAEFWPGPLTLVLPLVEGSGLSPLVTAGLDSVAIRVPAHPVACALLRAFGGPLAAPSANPSGRVSPTRAAHVMAGLSGRIEAVLDAGACAVGVESTILGLVDGPVLLRPGGLAAEALEAALGTPLTTGGNAHKPSAPGQLASHYAPEAAVRLNVTTPAKDELWVGFGPQCAGAQMSLSPSGDLVEAAANLFHILREADSRAGGSIAFAPVPEVGLGRAINDRLRRAAAPRP, encoded by the coding sequence ATGCAAATAACAACCCAAAGTTTTGGCACAACAGCTGACGACATCGCCGCCGCCGCCGGAATTTTGCGGGCGGGCGGGTTGGTCGGCTTTGCGACGGAAACGGTTTATGGATTGGGAGGGGATGCGCGCAATGATCGCGCCGTCGCCCGCATATTCGAGGCCAAGGGCAGGCCGCATTTTAACCCGTTGATCGTGCATCTGCCCGATTGGCAAAGCGCGCAAGCCTATGCGGTGTTTTCCGATCAGGCCAAGGCAATAGCGGCGGAGTTCTGGCCCGGCCCGTTGACGCTGGTGCTGCCCTTGGTGGAAGGGTCCGGTCTGTCGCCCTTGGTGACGGCGGGACTGGACAGCGTGGCGATCCGCGTGCCGGCACATCCCGTTGCCTGTGCCTTGTTGCGCGCTTTTGGTGGGCCGCTTGCCGCGCCTTCGGCCAACCCTTCGGGGCGGGTGTCGCCGACCCGTGCGGCGCATGTCATGGCGGGATTGTCGGGTAGGATCGAGGCGGTTCTGGATGCAGGCGCCTGTGCTGTGGGCGTGGAAAGCACGATTCTGGGGCTGGTGGACGGACCCGTTCTGCTGCGCCCCGGTGGCCTTGCTGCCGAGGCGTTGGAGGCGGCTTTGGGCACCCCTTTGACCACGGGCGGCAATGCGCATAAACCCAGCGCGCCGGGGCAGCTGGCATCGCATTACGCCCCCGAGGCCGCTGTGCGGCTGAATGTGACCACCCCCGCCAAAGACGAGCTTTGGGTTGGGTTTGGCCCGCAATGTGCGGGGGCACAGATGTCGCTTTCCCCCTCGGGGGATCTGGTTGAGGCGGCGGCAAACCTGTTTCACATCTTGCGAGAGGCCGACAGCCGCGCAGGCGGTAGCATCGCTTTTGCGCCGGTGCCAGAGGTCGGTCTTGGGCGCGCGATCAATGACAGGTTGCGGCGGGCGGCAGCGCCTCGCCCTTAG
- a CDS encoding YbaB/EbfC family nucleoid-associated protein, translating to MLKGLGGLGDMAKMMKTAQEMQGKMAEMQESLERITVTGESGAGLVQARATAKGELTGLDIDPSIFVASEKEVVEDLILAAIKDAQGKASERAQAEMGKLTEGLGLPPGMKLPF from the coding sequence ATGCTGAAAGGTCTAGGCGGGCTTGGCGATATGGCCAAGATGATGAAAACCGCGCAGGAAATGCAAGGCAAGATGGCCGAAATGCAAGAGTCGCTGGAACGGATCACCGTGACCGGCGAAAGCGGCGCTGGCCTTGTGCAGGCACGCGCGACGGCCAAGGGGGAACTGACGGGGCTGGATATTGACCCGTCGATCTTTGTCGCCTCGGAAAAAGAGGTGGTCGAGGACCTGATCCTTGCCGCGATCAAAGACGCCCAAGGCAAGGCGAGCGAGCGGGCGCAGGCGGAAATGGGCAAGCTGACCGAAGGTCTGGGCCTTCCGCCCGGTATGAAGCTGCCGTTTTGA
- the mscL gene encoding large conductance mechanosensitive channel protein MscL: MIQEFKDFIAKGNVMDMAVGIIIGAAFTAIVSSLVGDLINPIIGLVIGGIDFSNMYVVLGGEVAPGTGLEAARESGAAVFAYGSFIMAIINFLIIAFVVFMLVKMVNRVKDAAVKEEEAVPGAPAGPTQEELLSDIRDLLRSRA, encoded by the coding sequence ATGATCCAGGAATTCAAAGATTTCATCGCCAAAGGCAACGTGATGGATATGGCCGTCGGCATCATTATCGGCGCGGCGTTCACGGCAATCGTTTCGTCGCTGGTCGGCGATCTGATCAATCCGATCATTGGCCTTGTGATTGGCGGGATTGATTTCTCGAACATGTATGTGGTGCTGGGCGGCGAAGTCGCGCCGGGAACCGGTCTGGAAGCGGCTCGTGAAAGCGGCGCTGCTGTGTTTGCCTATGGGTCCTTCATCATGGCAATCATCAACTTCCTAATCATCGCTTTTGTGGTGTTCATGCTGGTGAAAATGGTCAACCGCGTGAAAGATGCGGCTGTTAAGGAAGAAGAGGCTGTACCCGGTGCGCCCGCAGGCCCGACCCAAGAAGAGCTGTTGTCGGACATCCGCGATTTGCTGCGCAGCCGCGCCTAA
- the rpsU gene encoding 30S ribosomal protein S21 — translation MQVSVRDNNVEQALRALKKKLQREGVFREMKLKQHFEKPSVKKAREQAEAIRRARKLARKKLQRENGL, via the coding sequence ATGCAGGTCAGCGTCCGCGACAATAACGTCGAACAGGCCCTTCGGGCCCTCAAGAAAAAGCTCCAGCGCGAAGGCGTGTTCCGCGAAATGAAGCTCAAGCAGCATTTCGAGAAACCCTCCGTCAAAAAAGCCCGTGAGCAAGCAGAAGCTATCCGACGTGCGCGCAAGCTCGCACGTAAGAAGCTCCAGCGCGAGAACGGGTTGTAA
- a CDS encoding DUF1013 domain-containing protein, with the protein MNKPLMSKATAVWLVDNTTLTFKQVADFCGLHELEVQGIADGDVAIGVKGFDPVGNNQLEPGEIEKGQADAAYRLKLKFNASAVGEEKRRGPRYTPLSKRQDRPASILWLVKFHPELTDGQVGKLVGTTKPTIQAIRERTHWNINNITPIDPVALGLCKQTELDAAVQVAVRKKAAEGSVMTDDERRKLVSTEQSLGMPDEPKMPSSMAGLENFSMSEKEEKKTDYSDADSFFNLPDADDAEDDDENK; encoded by the coding sequence ATGAACAAGCCACTGATGTCCAAAGCAACCGCCGTGTGGCTGGTGGACAACACGACCCTGACCTTCAAACAGGTTGCGGATTTTTGCGGATTGCACGAGCTTGAAGTGCAAGGCATTGCCGATGGCGATGTGGCCATTGGCGTCAAAGGATTTGATCCCGTTGGCAACAACCAGTTGGAGCCGGGCGAGATTGAAAAGGGGCAGGCCGATGCGGCTTACCGCCTGAAACTGAAATTCAACGCCTCGGCTGTTGGTGAGGAAAAGCGTCGCGGTCCGCGTTATACGCCGCTGTCCAAACGGCAGGACCGTCCGGCCTCTATCTTGTGGCTGGTGAAGTTTCATCCCGAGCTGACCGACGGCCAAGTGGGCAAGCTGGTCGGCACCACCAAGCCGACGATCCAGGCGATCCGCGAGCGGACGCATTGGAACATCAACAACATCACGCCGATTGATCCGGTGGCGCTTGGCCTGTGCAAACAGACCGAACTTGATGCGGCTGTTCAGGTTGCCGTGCGCAAAAAAGCTGCTGAAGGCAGCGTTATGACCGATGACGAGCGTCGCAAGCTGGTCTCGACCGAGCAATCGCTCGGCATGCCGGATGAGCCGAAAATGCCTTCCTCGATGGCGGGGCTTGAAAACTTCTCCATGTCGGAGAAGGAAGAAAAGAAAACGGATTATTCCGATGCCGACAGCTTCTTCAACCTTCCCGATGCGGATGACGCCGAGGATGATGACGAGAATAAATAA
- the recR gene encoding recombination mediator RecR, producing the protein MAQAPKEIEQLIDLMARLPGLGPRSARRAVLMLLKKRVQVMAPLARVMASVAENARDCQICGNISGAEVCTICSDDRRATGEICVIEDVADLWAMERGQVFKGRYHILGGTLSALDAIGPDDLRIPALVARVKDEGTREVILALNATVDGQTTAHYIAEALEGSGVSITSLAQGVPIGGELDYLDDGTIGAALRARRQF; encoded by the coding sequence ATGGCGCAGGCCCCCAAAGAGATTGAGCAGCTTATCGACCTGATGGCGCGTCTGCCGGGGCTTGGCCCCCGGTCGGCGCGCCGTGCGGTTTTAATGCTGCTCAAAAAGCGCGTGCAAGTGATGGCCCCTTTGGCGCGGGTCATGGCAAGCGTGGCCGAGAATGCGCGCGACTGCCAGATTTGCGGCAACATCAGCGGCGCCGAGGTTTGCACCATTTGCAGCGACGACCGCCGCGCCACCGGCGAGATTTGCGTGATCGAAGATGTCGCCGATCTTTGGGCGATGGAACGCGGGCAGGTCTTTAAGGGTCGCTATCACATTTTGGGCGGCACTCTTTCGGCGCTTGATGCCATCGGGCCGGATGATCTGCGCATCCCCGCGCTTGTGGCACGGGTCAAGGATGAGGGCACCCGCGAGGTGATCCTCGCGCTGAATGCAACCGTAGACGGCCAGACCACCGCACATTACATCGCCGAAGCGCTGGAGGGCAGCGGGGTTTCCATTACTTCTCTCGCCCAAGGGGTGCCCATCGGCGGAGAGCTTGATTATCTTGATGACGGCACGATCGGCGCGGCATTGCGCGCACGGCGGCAGTTCTAA
- a CDS encoding phosphatidylserine decarboxylase, translated as MVTSAFTKAAPSMSASMMSTVIKPIHREGWRFIPIFAVVALVLFFVWEPLGWIGVGLTVWCYYFFRDPMRVTPEREGLIISPADGVISLLEPAVPPEELGLGPDAMMRVSVFMNVFNCHVNRLPIAGEITKISYRPGKFLNASLDKASVDNERNSLVVRMEDGRDLAVVQIAGLVARRIVCEVPEGARLQTGERFGMIRFGSRLDVYLPEGVQPLVSLGQTMVAGETVLADITSAEPARTGRTR; from the coding sequence ATGGTTACTTCTGCATTCACAAAGGCTGCCCCTTCTATGTCCGCAAGTATGATGTCCACCGTTATCAAGCCGATTCACCGTGAGGGCTGGCGCTTTATCCCGATCTTTGCCGTTGTGGCGCTGGTCCTGTTTTTCGTGTGGGAGCCGCTTGGCTGGATCGGGGTTGGCCTTACGGTTTGGTGCTATTACTTTTTCCGCGACCCGATGCGTGTGACGCCCGAACGCGAAGGCCTGATCATCAGCCCCGCCGATGGCGTGATTTCCCTGCTGGAACCCGCCGTCCCGCCAGAGGAGCTGGGGCTGGGCCCGGATGCGATGATGCGGGTGTCGGTCTTTATGAATGTTTTCAACTGCCATGTGAACCGCCTGCCGATTGCCGGCGAGATCACCAAAATTTCCTACCGGCCCGGTAAGTTCCTCAATGCCTCGCTTGATAAAGCCAGCGTGGATAATGAGCGTAATTCGCTGGTTGTGCGCATGGAGGACGGGCGCGATCTGGCAGTGGTGCAAATCGCAGGGTTGGTAGCTAGGCGGATTGTTTGCGAGGTCCCCGAGGGCGCGCGCCTGCAAACTGGCGAGCGTTTCGGCATGATCCGCTTTGGCTCCCGTCTGGATGTCTATTTGCCCGAAGGGGTGCAGCCGCTGGTCTCTTTGGGGCAAACCATGGTCGCGGGGGAAACTGTCTTGGCTGATATCACCTCGGCCGAGCCTGCGCGCACAGGACGGACACGATAA
- a CDS encoding COQ9 family protein, which translates to MTEAQTTKNPDDNGVERAKQAILDAALAHVPFDGWSETTFCAAIADSDVAEGLARALFPRGGIDLALAFHWQGDAEMLARLAAMDLTQHRYSDRVALAVRTRLELVEDKELVRRGTTLFALPQNATEGAKAIWGTSDAIWRALGDSSTDFNWYSKRATLSGVYASTVLFWLGDDSLDHSATWEFLDRRIGNVMQIEKMKAGLRDNPMSKFLKSGPFSGVVNAMERFKMPDAPKASDDLPGKFRS; encoded by the coding sequence ATGACAGAGGCGCAAACCACGAAAAACCCTGATGACAACGGGGTAGAGCGGGCAAAACAGGCGATTTTGGACGCGGCCCTCGCGCATGTGCCGTTTGACGGCTGGTCCGAAACCACGTTTTGCGCGGCCATTGCTGATTCGGATGTGGCCGAGGGATTGGCGCGTGCGCTGTTCCCGCGCGGCGGAATTGATCTTGCGCTGGCCTTTCACTGGCAGGGAGATGCCGAAATGTTGGCGCGGCTGGCGGCGATGGACCTGACGCAGCATCGCTATTCCGACCGCGTGGCGCTTGCGGTGCGCACCAGGCTGGAGCTGGTAGAGGACAAAGAACTGGTGCGTCGTGGCACCACGCTGTTTGCCTTGCCGCAAAACGCGACCGAAGGGGCCAAGGCGATCTGGGGCACCTCGGATGCGATCTGGCGCGCGTTGGGCGATAGCAGCACGGATTTCAACTGGTACAGCAAACGCGCCACCCTTTCGGGGGTTTACGCATCGACGGTGCTGTTCTGGTTGGGGGACGACAGCCTTGACCACAGCGCCACGTGGGAATTCCTTGACCGGCGTATCGGCAATGTCATGCAGATTGAAAAGATGAAAGCGGGGCTGCGCGATAACCCCATGTCCAAATTCTTGAAATCGGGGCCATTTTCCGGCGTTGTGAATGCTATGGAAAGGTTCAAGATGCCCGATGCGCCAAAAGCATCTGATGATCTTCCGGGCAAGTTCCGGTCCTAA
- a CDS encoding NAD(P)H-quinone oxidoreductase, whose amino-acid sequence MNVPDAMLAIEITQAGGPDVLAPCSVPVPLPGHGQILIRVAYAGVNRPDALQRSGAYNPPPNASPLPGLEASGHVAAVGSGVTRWKVGDAVCALLPGGGYAEYALTAADHALPIPEGMSLREAACLPETCFTVWSNMVMRGGLKAGERFLVHGGTSGIGTTAIQIAKALGARVFATAGSDKKCSICTELGAEQAINYQEGDFAAAMKSVGGADLILDMVGGPYLPRNVRSLADDGRLVQIAFLSGAKVELNFAEVMMRRLTITGSTLRPQSDLAKARIAAKVEQHVWPMIARGAFKPVMDSEYPLDQAPAAHWRIEAPGHIGKIVLKVAP is encoded by the coding sequence ATGAACGTTCCCGACGCGATGCTAGCGATTGAAATTACGCAAGCAGGGGGGCCCGATGTGCTTGCCCCCTGTTCTGTTCCTGTGCCGCTGCCGGGGCATGGGCAGATCTTGATCCGTGTGGCCTATGCCGGTGTGAACCGCCCCGATGCATTGCAGCGTTCAGGGGCCTATAACCCGCCGCCCAATGCCTCGCCTCTGCCGGGGTTGGAGGCATCGGGCCATGTGGCGGCTGTCGGATCGGGCGTGACGCGCTGGAAGGTGGGGGATGCGGTTTGCGCCCTGCTGCCCGGCGGCGGCTATGCCGAATACGCGCTGACGGCGGCCGATCACGCCCTGCCAATCCCCGAGGGCATGTCCCTGCGGGAGGCTGCTTGCCTGCCCGAGACCTGCTTTACCGTTTGGTCAAACATGGTCATGCGCGGCGGCTTGAAAGCGGGAGAGCGGTTCCTTGTACATGGCGGCACCTCGGGCATCGGCACCACCGCGATCCAGATCGCCAAGGCACTGGGCGCGCGGGTCTTCGCCACCGCCGGATCGGACAAGAAATGCTCTATTTGTACGGAATTGGGGGCAGAGCAGGCGATTAACTACCAAGAAGGTGATTTCGCCGCCGCGATGAAATCGGTCGGCGGTGCTGATCTGATCCTTGATATGGTTGGCGGTCCTTATTTGCCGCGCAATGTTCGCAGCCTTGCCGATGACGGTCGCCTTGTGCAGATCGCCTTCCTGTCCGGCGCGAAGGTGGAGCTTAACTTTGCCGAGGTGATGATGCGCCGCCTTACGATCACCGGCTCCACGCTGCGTCCGCAATCCGACCTTGCCAAGGCCCGGATCGCGGCAAAGGTGGAACAGCACGTCTGGCCCATGATTGCCCGGGGTGCCTTCAAGCCGGTGATGGACAGCGAGTATCCGCTTGATCAGGCCCCCGCGGCCCATTGGCGGATTGAAGCGCCCGGCCATATTGGCAAAATCGTTTTGAAAGTAGCGCCTTAG
- a CDS encoding ribonuclease T2 family protein: MRVFAALIGIVMAFSGGMARADGEKAGDFDYYVMALSWSSNWCALQGDARGEDQCLPGKGLTFTLHGLWPQYESGWPSYCRTTAQDPSRGQSAEMADIMGGAGLAWYQWKKHGRCAGLSATDYFATARKAFNSVQEPDVFAKINKTLEVPAAVIEEAFLAANPALEKDMITVTCRAGMIQEVRLCLTKDLEPRRCGTDTIRDCTLKDAVLSSVR, translated from the coding sequence ATGCGTGTTTTTGCAGCGTTGATTGGTATTGTGATGGCTTTTTCGGGGGGCATGGCACGGGCGGATGGCGAAAAAGCCGGAGATTTCGACTATTATGTGATGGCGCTAAGCTGGTCATCGAATTGGTGTGCCTTGCAAGGCGATGCCCGCGGCGAGGATCAATGCCTGCCCGGAAAAGGTCTGACCTTCACCTTGCACGGGCTTTGGCCGCAATATGAAAGCGGCTGGCCGTCGTATTGCCGGACCACGGCACAGGACCCTTCGCGGGGCCAATCAGCCGAAATGGCCGATATCATGGGCGGGGCCGGACTTGCGTGGTATCAGTGGAAAAAGCACGGGCGTTGCGCGGGGCTTTCGGCGACGGATTATTTCGCAACCGCGCGCAAGGCGTTCAATTCGGTGCAAGAACCGGATGTCTTTGCCAAGATCAACAAGACCTTGGAAGTGCCCGCCGCCGTTATCGAGGAGGCGTTTCTTGCCGCCAATCCCGCATTGGAAAAGGACATGATCACCGTGACCTGCCGCGCGGGGATGATCCAAGAAGTCCGCCTGTGCCTAACCAAAGATTTGGAGCCGCGCCGTTGTGGCACGGATACCATCCGCGACTGCACCTTGAAAGACGCGGTTTTAAGCTCGGTACGCTAA
- the ald gene encoding alanine dehydrogenase, which produces MQIGCPKEIKPQEYRVGLTPAAVREAIAHGHQVMVETDAGTGAGFTDADYIAAGATIATSAAEVFSNAEMIVKVKEPQAVERARLRKGQVLFTYLHLAPDRPQTEDLLKSGVTAIAYETVTDARGGLPLLAPMSEVAGRLAPQVGAWALQKANGGRGILLGGVPGVLPGNVVVIGGGVVGTAAARVAIGMGANVTVLDKSLPRLSWLDDLWQGRLMTQYASAANTAELLKTADIVIGAVLVPGAAAPKLVSRAQLASMKPGAVLVDVAIDQGGCFETSHATTHQDPIYEVDGIIHYCVANMPGAVARTATLALGNATMPFMLALADKGWKEACRQDPHLLAGLNTHQGHITYPAVGEALGLPSITGAEALDL; this is translated from the coding sequence ATGCAAATCGGCTGTCCAAAGGAAATTAAACCGCAAGAGTACCGTGTCGGACTAACACCCGCCGCCGTGCGAGAGGCAATCGCACATGGCCATCAGGTCATGGTGGAAACCGATGCCGGCACGGGCGCGGGTTTCACCGATGCCGATTATATCGCGGCAGGGGCCACCATCGCCACCAGTGCCGCAGAGGTCTTTTCCAACGCGGAAATGATCGTGAAGGTAAAGGAACCACAAGCCGTAGAACGCGCCCGCCTGCGCAAGGGCCAAGTGTTGTTCACCTATCTGCATCTTGCCCCCGACCGCCCGCAGACCGAGGACTTGCTAAAATCCGGCGTGACCGCGATTGCCTATGAAACCGTGACCGACGCCCGCGGCGGCCTGCCCCTGCTGGCACCGATGTCAGAGGTGGCGGGCAGGCTTGCGCCACAAGTGGGCGCTTGGGCCTTGCAAAAGGCCAATGGCGGGCGCGGGATTTTGTTGGGCGGAGTTCCGGGGGTTTTGCCGGGCAATGTCGTGGTTATCGGCGGCGGGGTGGTTGGCACTGCGGCGGCGCGGGTGGCGATTGGCATGGGGGCCAATGTGACCGTGCTGGATAAATCACTGCCCCGGCTTAGCTGGCTGGACGATCTCTGGCAGGGGCGTTTGATGACGCAATATGCCTCGGCCGCGAATACCGCAGAGCTGTTGAAAACCGCTGATATTGTCATCGGGGCGGTGCTGGTACCGGGGGCGGCAGCGCCCAAGCTGGTCAGCCGTGCGCAGCTTGCCAGCATGAAGCCCGGCGCGGTGCTGGTCGATGTGGCAATTGATCAGGGCGGATGTTTCGAGACCTCACATGCCACCACCCACCAAGACCCGATCTATGAGGTGGACGGCATTATACATTACTGCGTGGCCAATATGCCGGGGGCTGTGGCGCGCACGGCAACGCTTGCCTTGGGCAATGCGACAATGCCCTTCATGCTGGCACTTGCGGATAAGGGCTGGAAAGAGGCCTGCAGGCAGGACCCGCATTTGCTGGCGGGGCTGAACACCCATCAAGGGCATATCACCTATCCGGCCGTGGGCGAGGCTTTGGGCCTGCCCTCCATCACGGGCGCAGAGGCGCTGGACCTCTGA
- the pssA gene encoding CDP-diacylglycerol--serine O-phosphatidyltransferase: protein MKEPLHKRESLSLILLLPNMVTILGLCAGLTSIRYVLVGRYDIAAALIIFAAVIDGLDGLLARRLNAASDIGGELDSLSDFLCFGVAPGILVFQFALSRDFVTGWMFVLIYVCCACLRLARFNVSRDETPPVGKPHFVGVPAPAGAMLALFPLFLTQQNVLDARSYPEVFGIWIVLVAWLMISKVPTLSSKAIRVKREWQVVVLLAAAVVVGLMVTRFWLLLVLLDLAYATITLVAVIRHFRKPKALRG from the coding sequence ATGAAAGAGCCACTGCACAAACGCGAGAGCCTGTCTCTGATCCTATTGTTGCCCAATATGGTGACAATTCTGGGGCTTTGTGCGGGGCTTACCTCTATCCGCTATGTGCTGGTGGGGCGTTATGACATTGCCGCAGCGCTTATAATCTTTGCCGCGGTGATCGACGGACTGGACGGCTTGCTGGCACGGCGACTGAATGCGGCAAGCGATATTGGCGGAGAGTTGGACAGCCTGTCCGATTTCCTATGCTTTGGCGTTGCCCCCGGCATTTTGGTATTTCAATTCGCCCTCAGCCGCGATTTCGTGACCGGCTGGATGTTTGTGTTGATCTATGTGTGTTGCGCCTGTTTGCGGCTGGCACGGTTCAACGTTTCGCGCGATGAAACGCCACCCGTGGGCAAGCCGCATTTCGTCGGCGTCCCTGCGCCGGCCGGTGCGATGCTGGCGCTGTTTCCGCTGTTCCTGACACAGCAAAACGTTCTGGATGCCCGCAGCTACCCGGAAGTGTTCGGCATCTGGATCGTACTGGTTGCTTGGCTGATGATCAGCAAGGTTCCGACGCTGTCCTCCAAGGCGATCCGGGTAAAGCGCGAATGGCAGGTTGTGGTCTTGCTGGCGGCGGCGGTGGTTGTGGGGCTGATGGTCACGCGGTTTTGGTTGCTGCTGGTGCTGCTGGATTTGGCCTATGCCACAATTACGCTGGTCGCTGTGATCCGCCATTTCCGCAAACCGAAGGCCCTGCGCGGCTAA